Proteins co-encoded in one Dehalogenimonas sp. WBC-2 genomic window:
- a CDS encoding histone acetyltransferase ELP3 family, which translates to MKKLTRTISGVTPIAVVTRPAPCPGQCIYCPDFADTPRSYTPHSPAVLRAATRDYDPAKQVTLRLRILKDMGHPTDKVELIIMGGTFLSTPVEYQNGFIKACFDALNGYESETLAEAQSFNETAADRAVGLCIETRPDVCDDDDIDRMTRWGTTRVELGVQTLDDNIYEIVRRGHNTAAVTDATRRLRNAGLKVHYHWMPGLPGSNPEHDLELTRQLFEDPSYRPDGLKIYPTMVVEGTELEKWQCNGRYRPYSDEVMTALIAEMKKIVPPYVRISRVLRDIPAEYIVGGLKNSMRDAVQERLTREGSACRCIRCREYGHRVRQKASIGTPSLRRLEYEAGDGQELFLSYEDDNSTLFGLLRLRIQDDKPLGLNSVHGAVALVRELHVYGAELEIGQRDDSSAQHRGYGRHLLLEAERIARHEFDVSWLAVLSGIGARGYYRESGYHLESGYLLKFLGNSVL; encoded by the coding sequence ATGAAAAAGCTTACCCGGACAATTTCCGGCGTTACTCCCATAGCTGTTGTGACCCGGCCGGCGCCCTGTCCCGGTCAATGCATCTATTGCCCGGATTTCGCCGATACGCCTCGGAGTTACACACCCCATTCTCCAGCGGTGCTGCGGGCTGCCACCCGGGACTATGATCCGGCCAAGCAGGTGACTCTGCGCCTGCGGATATTAAAAGACATGGGCCATCCGACGGATAAAGTAGAGCTTATCATAATGGGTGGTACTTTTCTGTCCACACCTGTCGAATATCAAAACGGCTTCATCAAAGCCTGCTTTGATGCTCTTAATGGTTATGAAAGCGAAACCCTGGCCGAAGCGCAAAGCTTCAACGAAACTGCGGCCGATCGTGCTGTGGGTTTGTGTATAGAAACCCGGCCTGATGTCTGTGATGATGACGATATCGACCGGATGACCAGATGGGGTACGACCAGGGTGGAGTTGGGCGTTCAGACCCTCGACGATAACATTTACGAGATCGTTCGTCGTGGTCATAATACTGCCGCCGTTACCGATGCTACTCGCAGGCTGAGGAACGCTGGCCTGAAAGTTCATTATCATTGGATGCCGGGATTACCTGGATCTAATCCGGAACATGATCTTGAACTTACCCGGCAACTATTTGAAGATCCTTCGTATCGCCCCGACGGATTAAAGATTTATCCCACGATGGTAGTTGAGGGCACAGAACTGGAGAAATGGCAGTGTAATGGACGTTACAGACCCTATTCAGACGAGGTTATGACCGCTCTCATCGCAGAAATGAAGAAGATCGTACCACCCTATGTACGTATTTCCAGAGTGCTACGCGATATTCCGGCGGAGTACATCGTCGGCGGTCTGAAAAATTCTATGCGGGATGCCGTTCAGGAGCGTCTGACCCGGGAAGGCTCTGCCTGCCGCTGTATCCGGTGCCGTGAGTATGGTCATCGGGTAAGACAAAAAGCTTCAATCGGGACTCCTTCATTACGGCGCTTAGAATATGAAGCGGGAGACGGTCAGGAGCTCTTTTTGTCCTATGAGGACGATAATAGTACGCTATTTGGACTTTTGCGCTTAAGAATTCAAGATGATAAACCATTGGGCTTAAATTCAGTTCATGGAGCCGTTGCGCTGGTGCGTGAGCTTCATGTCTATGGTGCCGAACTTGAAATAGGGCAACGCGATGATAGCAGCGCTCAGCACCGTGGTTATGGCCGTCACCTTTTATTGGAAGCCGAGCGGATTGCTCGTCATGAGTTTGATGTGTCATGGCTGGCCGTGTTATCCGGCATCGGCGCACGGGGCTACTACAGAGAATCCGGTTATCACCTGGAATCCGGATACCTGTTGAAGTTCTTGGGAAACAGTGTTTTGTAG
- a CDS encoding ribosomal-protein-S18-alanine acetyltransferase: MPYIIRRMCRDDIAQVTAIDREAFPTMWPPMNYQRELDNLLAHYIVAVENIPASPDEESIPENTGLPGRVKKWLMPDHSSNHKGKIIGFAGFWIMASEAHIISLAVKSERRRQGLGQLLLLALMDEAIKQQSECITLEVRVSNYEAQRLYLKYGFVGKGVRRAYYTDNREDALIMTLDDATSPECCAKIAAARQALELEAKEV; the protein is encoded by the coding sequence ATGCCATATATAATACGGCGGATGTGCCGCGACGATATTGCCCAGGTTACCGCTATTGACCGGGAGGCCTTTCCCACCATGTGGCCCCCGATGAATTATCAGCGTGAACTGGATAATCTGCTGGCTCACTATATTGTCGCCGTTGAGAACATTCCTGCTTCGCCGGATGAAGAAAGTATTCCCGAAAATACCGGGCTTCCGGGCAGGGTAAAAAAATGGCTGATGCCGGATCATAGCAGCAACCATAAAGGAAAGATCATCGGTTTTGCCGGTTTCTGGATCATGGCTTCTGAGGCACATATTATCAGTCTGGCGGTAAAAAGTGAGCGCCGGCGGCAGGGTTTAGGTCAACTCCTGCTTCTGGCTCTTATGGATGAGGCCATAAAACAGCAATCCGAATGCATTACCCTTGAGGTTCGAGTATCCAACTATGAGGCGCAGCGGCTGTACCTCAAATACGGCTTTGTTGGTAAGGGCGTGAGGCGGGCGTATTACACCGACAACCGCGAGGATGCCTTGATCATGACCCTGGACGATGCCACGTCTCCAGAGTGCTGCGCCAAAATCGCTGCGGCTCGGCAGGCGCTTGAGCTTGAAGCTAAAGAGGTCTGA